CATAAGCCAAAGTCGCATTGAGCATGCCATCAAGCTGCTCAGATAACACTTCAAGGGCAAACGCTACACCGCCGGCTTTTGGTTTGAGCAAGTGCTTGAACGGACTATTTTGATGCGCATGTTTTGCTTTAGTATGACGAGTGCCTTCCACAAAGTTGATTACGGTTGTGGGGTGGTCACGAAAATTTCGACAACTGGCTTTGGTGCGTTCAACATCCATCCCTTTAAGCTTGGGGTTTTTGGCTATCTGCGCTTTACTCGCACGCTTCATAAATGGCATGCCCATTGCCCACGCACCAGTGCCAATAAAAGGCACGTATTTTAATTCATCTTTTAGGAAAAATTTAGGTGCAGGTAACACCTCCATGGCACTCAGCACAACGATATCAAGCCAACTAAGATGATTGGAAATTAATAAATACCACCCTTGAGCGTGTAATTCTTTTGGCAAGCTCACCTGTATTTTGTCGCACGCAATGCGCAAGCCAAGGTAATTGCCTTTACACCACATACCGTAAAAGAAGTGCAGCGCTGTAGAGATAAACTTAACTGGCGCAAACAGTTTTATGATGCCAAACAAGAGCACCAATAAACCACACACAAAGGTATTTACCAACAGCCACACACTGGCCGATAGCCCGAGAAACCACTTAGGTAGTATTTGTTTTAACATCACAACATCCTTCTACTACTTCTTATTGGCAAGCTCCACAAGTTGTGCGTCTTTGGCTTGCCACAATGCGTTTAATTCGGATTGGAAACGCACTCTAAATTCGGGATCATTCGTGTAGTCGCCTACCAAGTTTGCACTGACCGGCATTACTTCCACCTGAACATCTACTGACTTAACTTTACCAGCGATAAAGTCTGCAAAAGTTGGTACACCACCGGGGTAGTGGATGGTGACGTTCACCACTTTGCTGATTTGCTCACCCATGGCTTGCATCACAAACGCGATGCCTCCTGCTTTGGGTTTGAGCAGGTGCGTAAATGGGCTTTTCTGCTTACTATGCTTGTGTTCGGTGTAACGCGTACCTTCAACGAAGTTTACAATACTTACAGGCATTGTTTTAAACTTTTCGCATGCTTTTCGCGTCGTTTCTATATCTTTACCGCGCAATTTAGGATTTTTCTTTAATTGCGACTTGCTGGTTCGTGTCATAAAAGGAAAATCGAGCGCCCACCAAGCAAGACCAAGGACGGGTACGTAAAGCAGCTCTTTTTTCAAAAAGAAATTCAAAAACGGGATTTTGCCATGAAGTACTCGCTGCAACACTAAGATATCCACCCAACTTTGGTGATTGGCGATAACCAAGTACCAGTCTTTGCGTTTTAGCTCATCCAGTCCGCTAACATTGAGCGTATACGGCGCAATGAGGTTTTGGCTCACTGAATTACACGCGACCCAATTACTTGCACACGCTTTGGCTATATAACTCATGGCTTTTTGTAGTGGCGAGATGGGCAGTAGCTTTATCAAGCCACAAATAAAGATCGGTATAAACCAAAATATAGTATTAACGGCGTACAGCAAGATGCTGATCACTTTACGAATAAACGACATTCATTCCCTCATCGTGTTTTACGGCAGAGCTGTATCATACCTTGAAAATCACACACAATTAAGCCGACCAGTTGGTCGGCTATAATTTATTCCATTTCGCAACTTGTAAATCAATCTTCGAAGTAAGTATAACCTTCAAGTCCGGCGTTTAACTCTTGTAGATACTGAGCTTTAATTGACTCCGGCAACGACAAGGCCGCGACCTGCTGAGCGTAGTTCTCAGATAACACCGCTTTGTCATAATGAACAAAACGCAGTACATCTTCAACACTGTCGCCCTTGATTGCATTAGTGAGTTTATAACCCTCATCACAAAGCTCAACGTGTACTGAGTCTGTGTCACCAAATAAGTTATGTAAATCACCCAATATTTCTTGATAGGCCCCCACTAAGAACATCGCAACGTGATATTGCTCTCCCGGCACATACTCAGGAATGGGTAGACTTGACTCGATACCAGCGCCCTCAACATAACTGTTGATTTGACCATCAGAATCACAGGTGATGTCCTGAATAATCGCCCTTTGGGTCAACGGCTGATTGAGCTTGTCGATAGGCATCACCGGAAATAGCTGGTCAATACCCCAAACATCCGGCAGTGACTGGAACAACGAGAAGTTTACAAACAGTTTATCAGCCAGCTTTTCATTGAGGTCGTCCAATACTTCTCGGTGTGCTCTCGCATTCTCACTTAAGCACTCACGCACTTTATGAAGTGTTGTGAAGTAAAGCTGCTCAAGCTGTGCCCACTCTTGCATGCTGATCAAACCATGCACGTATTGGTCGTGTGCGTCGCTAAACAAATGCATAGCGTCATGATAAGTTTCTAAAGCCATGCGAGGGGTTAATTGTGACAACGAATGCCATAACTCTTGCAACACCAATGGGCTGGCATCTTGTGGTTGCACCGGTTCGACTTGATTTGGTGCTTTTTCTACGTCAATCACATCAGTGATAAGCATCGCGTGATGGGCAGTTAATGCTCGGCCAGATTCAGTAATAATATCCGGATGCGGAATGTTATTCAGCTCCGCAATGTCATGAAAAGCATGCACCACATTTTTCGCGTATTCCGCCACCGTATAATTCATTGAGCATGAACTACGAGAGCCAGAGCCTTCGTAGTCCACTCCGAGGCCACCGCCAACATCAACGATACGCAGCGGAACACCCAGTTGGTATAGCTCAGCATAGTGACGCGCACACTCTTTAAGCGCACGTTGAATATCGCGAATATTGGCAACTTGCGAGCCGATATGGAAGTGTACCAACTGCATTAAGTGCAAACGATTATGCGACTTAAGCAACTCAACCGCTTGCAGCACTTGGCTTGCAGTAAGACCAAATTTGCCTTTTTCACCACCGGTATTTTGCCACTTGCCCTTACCAACTGAATTAAGACGAATACGAATACCAATCGACGGTTCAATGCCTAAATCGTCGATTTCTTGTAATAAGGTATCCAGTTCAGAGAGCTTTTCAACGACTATGTTTACTTGATGACCCATCGCTTGACCAATGCAAGCTAAGCGCAAGAACTCACTGTCTTTGTAGCCATTACAAACAATGGTGATAGGTTGATGTGCCACACCCAAAATTGCCATTAGCTCAGGCTTAGAACCGGCTTCAAGACCAACAAGACCACTTGGATGCGCTAATAACTTGCTGACAACCGAGCGCTGCTGATTCACTTTTATTGGGTAAACACAAGTGTACTGGCCTTGGTAATCACGTTGAGTTCGTGCTGCAGTAAATGCTTGAGTCAAGGTATCGACACGATGTTTTAAAATGTCAGTAAAACGCACCAAAACCGGCAAAGTTAGCCCCTGCGCTTTAAATTGCTCAGTTAACTCTGGAAGAAGAATTGGTGGCTTAGTGCGATCACCATCAGGAAACGCCACTAACTGGCCTTGTTCATTGATATCAAAATAGCCGTCACTCCAGTGGGTAACGTTATAGATAGAACGTGCTGTTTGCAGACCCCAAGTCATTGCTGCTCTCAATTAATTCTTTATAAAGCTTCATTCTAATACGCGAGGCAAGTCAATGCGACCTAAAGTTGCGTTTTCATTAGCTTACAAACCTGATAAATCGGCCATGCTTGATTAGAACTAATATGAGGCAAAGTACAAAATGTTGACTAAAATTGATTGAGCAAAGGCGCAAGCACTGGCAAAATTGCCTTAATTTTTATCAAGTGTGAACACAATCATGGCAAACTTAGAAGCAAACCGTTGGTTTACAGAAATTAGCGACCGCGATGGCAGCGCTTTTTCACTTAGAGTCAACAAAAAATTAGACGAAATCCAATCACCATTTCAAAAAGTAGAAATGTTTGAAACGACGGATTTTGGTAACCTGATGATCATTGACGGTTGCACTATGGTGAGCACGCGTGAAAACTTTTTCTATCACGAAATGATGAGTCACCCAGCGCTATTCTCCCATCCTGCACCTAAAAATGTTGTGATCATTGGCGGCGGCGACTGTGGCACATTGCGTGAAGTATTAAAGCACCCTGGCGTTGAAAAAGTAACTCAGATTGATATCGACGAAGTTGTGACGCAAATGTCTTTGAAATACTTCCCTGAACTTTGTGAGTCTAATAACGATCCTCGCGCCACTGTGATGTTTGATGATGGCATCAAATATATGCGTGAAGCCGAAGCAGAGTCTATCGACGTTATCATCGTTGATGGCACCGATCCTGTTGGCCCTGGTGAAGGTTTATTCAACCACGCATTCTACAAGAGCTGTTTAGCAGCGCTTCGCACTGGCGGTATCATGATCCAGCAGAGTGAATCACCACTAATGCACATGCCGTTGCTACTAGAAATGCGCGATGCAATGTTGGAAGTAGGCTTTGTTGATCTGCAAACCCTGCCTTTCCCACAACCAATCTACCCAAGCGGTCTGTGGTCAGCAACGATGGCGCGTAAAGAGCAAAAGTTTGCCGGATTCCGCGAACAAGACGTTGATAACGCAACATTTGATACTGAGTACTACAACACAGGTATTCATAAGGGTGCATTAGCAACACCTAACTTTATGAAGCGTGCTTTCGAAAAGTAGGCCGAATCAAAATATAAACTTAATTGTTAAAGTGTGGTAGCTCATACCTGACTCTACAGCTTTGATGATTAGGTTAATATTTCACCTACTCTGAAATTATGAGCGAACAACAGACGTTCGCTCTAGCTCGTTTTTGAACAAAAACGTTTTGTGTCCTTGGTTTAACGGCTTTGTTAGCTGTACTTTACTAGCACTTCTCTAGTAAACCGATAAAAACAAACTGCCGCTAATAGCGTAAAAATCGAGGGTATAAGAAATACAAACACCTCAATTAATCCAAGCTCTTCAGAACTATCTACAATTGAACTAGCTACAAATGAAGAAAAAATTGTAGCAACAATAGAGATTTTAACTCCTTTGGCATGCTTACTTTTTGTAACTTTATCAAGCTTAACAAATGCGAAAAGTACTATGAAAAGAGATATTAGATAAGTAAGAGTATCTACTATCATCACAGCGAACTCAGCCAGTGACATCCCATACATATTCTTGATAATTTCTCCGAACATTTCCACTACTCAGGTTTTCCTTGTACAGCTATCGCCCGCGTAATAAGCGCGAGCTAGCGAGCGTCCTGATTGACGCGTTTGTTAGATTGTGTTGCACGAATAAAATCAAGATCACTAGTGATAACTCCAATACCCGATGCGACAACATCATCGTAGGATTGGGTGATCGATTCATGTCGAGACCATAGATAAACATCCGAACCATAGCTTTGCAATCTTGATGCTAGGCGTTCAGGATAGCCCCAAAAATACTTTGTCATCGAGGGAGGTATAAAAAGAATGGTGTTCCTACAGGAGTCAGGAACTAATCCCGCCCATCCAACTAAAAGATAATCTATTCCGCAGCTCTTTACACTACCAACACTTGCTAACCGTAAAGATGAATCCTTGTTTCGAAACCACTCCATACCTTTTGAAGAGGTAATTACAATATGGCTAGATTTTTTTCCAGATAGATATTCATATAGAGTTTCGAATGAACGTATGTCGTTATCCTTTAGGTTTAACCAAAACTCATGCTTTGGATACCGTTTATAAAACGCCTCTAACTTAGAAATCCCAAAACCTTTTCCTCTAAATGGGAAAGTCGCTCCATCATCAAACGTATATCCATATCCTGCATCAATATTTTTCAACTGTTCAAATGACGCTTTATGTACCGGCCCTGACCCGTTTGTAGCACAATCTAACGTCCAGTCATGAAAAACAACCAGTTGATCATCACGAGTTCTGTGAACATTTAGATGAATTACGTTCGCTCCGGCTGCAACGGAAGAAGCCACAGCTTCTAGTGTGTTCTCAATAGAATTGATGTTTGATGCTTTTATTGAAAGGGCGGTACAGCCAGTTTTATTTAGTTTTTCATAATTAACTGCGCTTCCGCCTCCTCGATAGGCCACGATCTCGCCATGTCGCTGTAGGTCAGGAACGAACACATAAGCGTTAACAACTCCTAGTATGATTATGCAAGACAGTGCGATCAAAAACGTCTTAACTATTTTTATAAACATTTATTACCCGAATCCTTGATAGATGCTCGATGAAAGCTAACGCTTACCATACAACGTTCTAAATCATATAACCAAGGTAAGAGAATATAATCAACTTGGTTTGATTCAAGCAAGCTCTCAATATACTTGCGACCATCCTTAGTAAGAGTAATTGAATGATCCCACTCTTTACGTTCAAAATAACTTGAGATCTTATGGGTAGGTAATTTTCCTAGGGATACTGGTATATTCCCCGACTTTGTGATGCCCTTACCCACAGATGCGTTAAAACTGTTAGAAAAGTTAGGGCTAAGTTCCTCACGTGCTGACTCATTATTGAAAACAATCACGCCTTTGTAGAGGTAGCAGAATTGATTATTGTGCGATTCAGGTGTTAACACACCGACTCTTTTAGAAGTTAATTTTTCATTTTGTGTACTTACACATCCCGATAAAATAACAATTAGAGAAATTAATATGGTGCGTAACATCTAAACTCCTTTAGGGGTATAACGCCGCGTTAAGTAGTGAGCAACGCCACCACGAAATCTAAACATACCACCTTAAACACAAAACCCAACGATGGAATGAAAAATGCCATGCGTTGGGAGTCTGTCTTAAACGCTTTGTTATGCGATTTTACCCAACGTGTGCTACAACCTTATGTGCTACTTGATTTGCCGGTTCATGTGAATTATCTATTGAAAGTAGATTTTCATGTCTAATACCAACAAACTTCATTTCAGTCAGCAACTTATTCATAGTATCTAAGCACGATAGTTTATACGAATTTACTCGTTCATCTGACTGCGACCTTTCTCTGATGATGTCGTGACTTGGGTTCAAGTGAACTGGATAAACCTCAATTCCATTGTCCGCAAAGAACTCTAGGTATTTATTAATTTCAACCGCATCACTTTCAAAGCAAGTCATATATGTCATAACTAGATGGGTAACACCTATTTCTTGAGCTTTAGCTATCGTTGTTCTACGAATTTGATTCGTGAAATCAAAGAAGTCCTTATCACCAAATTCATCGTAAATTGACAGACTTAAGTCTACTGCCAAATGGTTATGAAAAAGCTTATAACCAAAATGCTCAGCTAACTCTTTGGCTACTGTTAATTTTCCCGCTGCTGGCGCTCCATGCAACCATACTAACTTCATACTACTATCCTTGATATTGTGCAAATCGCATAACATTTTAGTATTTATGCGACACGCAGTTTGTGTTGCATAATCGCTTGTTGGACTGAGCCGCTACCCGCTCGATGTCTTAGAGTTGGTGTTATTTATGCTAAGGGAATTTGCTTTTTGGACGCTCTCACTTTCCTAGCCAGTGTATTCAGTTTAGCTAGTGTTATGTAAGCTTTCCCTGCATTGCTCAGCGCTCATTATGTATTCATTACACCTAAATTTACCTTAATAAGCAATTATATTTTTTAGCGTACAGAGGCCGCTAGCCTGAGCAATTAAGCAGGTTAACTAATTGATTTTGAGCAGCTATCAAGCTGCTAACTCTTTCGCTCTACTTTGGTCGTTGTTGCATCTAACTTGAATACGCCAATTAGCCGCAAGATACCTACCTTACAATGCTGACAAGGCCAATGCGGTATCAGTGTCACGTTTTCTTTCTTTGGCCTCTCCACTTTACCTGTGTGTGACTCTTGTGACTTTATTAATGCTAACTTTCGCTTGCGACATTTATTTGCTACTCATTTACTACAAAGTGGTGCAGATATCAGAACCGTGCAGGCTCAACTTGGTCATTCCGATGTAAAGACAACGCAAATATATACTCATGTTTTACAGCTAAGCGTAAACGGTGTTGTTAGCCCTTTTAGCAAAGTTTTCTAGCTTGTTATAGGCCAAAAACGAGTTACGCCTGCGGGTTCGTTTCTGACTCATACACAACGGTGATATTTGATTGAGCCCTGTTAGTAAAGACTAACAGATCACATTAAGACGTATTCAGATAAAGGGCTTAATTGCCCTTTATTTTTTCCAAAAACAACCGTTTTTGTTCTGGGGTTGCTTGTTGCCACCAATAGTCCAGCATGCCAACCACATCTGGATGTGCTGATTTAGGCGCCGCTGGCGTAACGGCTCGTGTGGTAGTACTTGGCGTTGAATAACGTGGTGCAGTGGGTGTTGAAGGCTCACTTGCTATCGCTTCCGTTACTCTTGGTCTTTCTTGTGTCACCACCAATGTTGTCGCTAACGATTCATTGGGTGCTTGCAACATAATCAATGGCTGATCTGCAAATGCCTTTGCCGCAACCACGTTGTCAGGTCTGTTAAATTCAACCTGATACTCGCCGTCTTGATCGATACTTACTTTCGCCCAGAATGGCTTCGACTCGATGGTTTCGTGGTCGTCATAGCCCACTTCATACAAGTCGGTGTAACGCATTTTGACCGCATACTCCCCTTTGGCTAAGTCCAACTCTCGCACTTTGGAGAAGAATGAGTGTTCAATGGTTTTATCATCAACTTGCAAGGGAATAATTTCTTCAGGAAAACTTAGCAACGCAGCCTGTGAAAGCGGTGACAACAGTAAAACAGCGGTCGCAAGCGTATATTTTAAGCGCATCTATTCACTCCTTCGTGAGTACCAAATCATTATACCTTGATGAGATTACTGCATACCTACGCATATCTCTACCCTTTTAATTGATGCGCAGTGGGATAACGCATCAAATCTATTGAGTCTCCTTGAGAGTTAGCTATGCTAGAGCAATTCAATATGCCAGATAAGGAAGGACCATGAGTTCAGAAACTATTTTTACCAAAATTATTAATCGAGAGATCCCAGCAGATATCGTTTACGAAGATGAACATGCACTCGCGTTTAGAGACATTAATCCACAGGCGCCATTCCATGTCTTAGTTATTCCTAAAACAGCAATTGCGACCATCAACGACGTGACTGAAGAAAACGCTCATCTTGTTGGTCATTTATATGTTGTTGCCGCCAAATTAGCGAAAGAACACGGCTTTGCAGAAGATGGTTATCGTGTAGTGATGAACTGTAATGATCATGGTGGTCAAACCGTATATCACCTTCATCTACATGTATTAGCTGGAAAAGAAATGGGCTGGCCACCTTATCAAGATACGAAAAAAGTACCACTTTAGATTATTCTCTGTTAAGCAATGTAAATGAGTAAGTTATTAACAGAAATCGTTAAAAGCTTACTTATTTCAATAAATTACATTTAAATGCATATTCTGTACATAATTTCGATTTATTATTTCGCTTTGTCATATAGCGGGTTTCTCTATCTTATACTAAAAATTCTAATACAAAAGGTCTGAATCCCATGTTAGCATTGATAAATCGGAAAAATTAGAGTGTGTCCTAAAATGAGCAGTAGTGCTTTTTTGTTATTAGATAAAGAGCCGGTTAACACCATTGGTATCAATGTGTTACAACCTTTGTTAAAAACCCAAGGGTTGGATGTTACAACTGGAACTGATATCTCAGATGTGCCAGAAGGCACTCGATTACTTTTCATCGAAACTGCAGTGAACGATTCTTGGGGAAAATTAAAAGAACAACTCGTCAACCTCAAAGTCAAATGCGATATCGTGCTGTTCAACTTAGATGAAAATCCGGAGCTTGCCAATCGTGCGCTGCTAAGCGGTATTCGCGGTGTATTCTACACGACAGATAACGCCGATGTGCTAATGAAAGGGATCCGGTTGTTGCTTGAAGATCAACTTTGGTATCGCCGTGACGTGATGTGTAATGTGTTAAATCGCATGCTGCAATTTAATAAAGATGCATTACATAAACTAACCGAAGGTGATATCGAACCTGTGAAACTCACTAAGCGAGAAAAAGCAATTATCGCGCTCATGAGTAAAGGTGCGAAAAACAAAGAGATCGCTGAAGAACTAAATATCAGTCCTCATACGGTGAAAACGCATCTATACAGTGCATTTCGTAAAACCAAATGTCGTAACCGTATAGAACTTCTTTCTTGGGCTCAGCAGAATATTCCTGACGAAATTCGCTAAGTTTCATATCGAACCTGCTCACGCAAGTTGGCGAGGGGAAGACAGCGCTGACATTATGATATCGGCGCTTCTCTCGGTTATACACTTTACTGCCTTACCGAATCCCTCTATGCTAAGTTTTTATCGCAACTGAAAGCAATTTTAGGTACATGCTCGACCCAAAAACCCTCTACCTAACCAGTCTCGTCATGACTGCAATGATGGCACTCCTTACTTTTTTAACGTGGCGAGCGAATAAAAGCACTCCCGGAACACTGCTCTATATTTTTTACCCTCTGGTTTTGCTCTGTGCGATTTCTTCCTTTGCATTACACGGCTATTTTGACAATTGGGAAACCATCCCCATAGCAAATACCTTGCTATTCGCGGCTTCCATCATCCACTGCATGGCGATAAGGCAATTTTTAGGGATTAAAGGTCCGTCCTTTAAAATATTTCTCGGCGTTACCGCTGGGCTTTTCATCTTATTGATGTACAGCAGTATTTTCTCTCCAAACCTAAGAGACAGGATTCTTATCTCGGACTTACAGCATCTAGCTGAAGCCGCGCTACTGCTGTATTTCTTTAGTCGCTTTGCACGAAATAAATACCCTAACGGCAGCATAGTCTATATCACTATTCTACTTATTATCTTGGTGATATTTACAGGCAGAACCCTACTAATGGGAGAGGTCACGCATTTCACACTTTTCAAAGAGAACTGGTTTAGCATCACTATTTTTTTCAATGGCGTCCTTGCACCCATTTTTTATGCAACGGGTATGGCGCTGTTATGTAACGAGCAAAGAGAACAAAACCTTAATAAATTAGCATTAAAGGCACAACAGGACCTAGAGCTGCGCGGCATGTTTTTATCAACGATCAGTCATGAGATACGAACCCCGCTTAACGGCATTTTAGGTAGCGCCCAACTTGTATTGGGACGCACCAGAGATAGTCGCAACAAGGCCTACTGTGAGGCCATCGTAAACTCTGCTGAATCGCTAAACTTACTGATTGATAAAGTACTAGACTACGCCAGTTTGGAGCAAAGTGATGAAGCCTTGTACGAAGAGGATGTTGAGCTTAGAAGTTGGCTACAGAATCTTTGCTTGCTGCTAAGCCCTCTTGCGGAACAAAAAAAACTGCACTTTGAATTGGTGTACGAGCTGCCCGATCAAGTGTGCTATTACTTTGACCAACAAAAGCTGAGACAAATTCTTATCAACCTTGTTGGTAATGCCATTAAGTTCACCGACAAAGGGGAAGTAAAGCTCAAAGTTGAGATTTTAAAAGACCAACAAATTGAGCATAAAGTGCGTTTTAGTATCACGGACTCGGGGCCAGGTATTGATAGTGAAGATATTAATAAACTGACCGAGCCTTACGTACAAAGTAGTGCAGGTAAAGTTAAGGGTGGCACAGGCTTAGGGCTTGCTATTACCAGTCGCCTACTCAACCGCTTGAATTCACAACTGGAGATCCAAAGCGAGCTAAACAAAGGCAGTACATTTAGTTTTGATTTACTGCTAAACATTGGTGAGCTGAGCTTAGTTGAACAGCGCCCGCAGCACGATAACTGTATTACCGGTTTAAAAGTACTTTTGGTAGAAGATCTAGACCTCAACCAAAAAATCGCTATTGAGTTTATGGCCGAAGACGAACATAAGGTTAAATTGGCAACCAATGGTAAAAGTGCCATCGAGATGCTAACCCAGCACCATTTCGATGTGGTGTTGTTAGACATGAATTTACCCGATCTTTCAGGGCAAGAAGTACTAAAGCAGCTACAAAACTGTGAGCATAAAAACAAACGAACTCCTTTCCTAGCCTTTACTGCCAGCCTCAGCCCGGACGAGGTAAAAGAATACTTAGCGCTTGGCATTCGCGATATTGTTGGCAAACCGATAAAGCAAGAAAAATTACGCCAAGCACTTAGCGAGTCACAGTCTCCGAAACAAGCCAATGTCAGTGTGGAATTGCCCGATATCCTGTACGATGAAACGGCTGTAAATGCCCTAAAATCTGGATTTAGTGAAGATGAAGTTTCCTCGATTTACAACGAGTTTGTGTTGTCGGCTCGTAATAAACTCATCCATATTCAGCAGTTATTAGAACAAGACGAAGATCAATGTATCAGGCAGCTTCACCGTCAAGCCAGTACTGCGTTACAACTAGGGTTTAACCGCTATGGCTCAAACTTGAAAAAGGCAGAGCGCCGCTTATTGGATGGCAAAACCTGTCATGATGAACTCACAGAAGCCATGTCGTTATGGCAAGATAGCCTTGCAGCTTATCTCCACTTTGTTCGTAAAGAAGCGATGGGTTAAGCGTCATTAAACGCATGTTGTTCGACATCATAATAAAACTTGTTCATGCTAAGTGAGAATTTACATTAACGCTAATTTAACCGAGGCAAATCACTGGCCTTGGGCAATAACTATAAAATTAAGGGAACATCTATGTCATTTTTTAAATCACCATTAGCCATCGCTATTGGTGCTGCTGTGATTGGTTTGGCCCAGCCAGCCGTCGCTGACGATGCCATTACAGCCACGCAAGCAGAAGAAAAGTCAACCAAAGGCTGGGATGTGCTCAACCCACCTGGTGAAAAACAAACCATCACCATTGATACCAACGAAACCACATGGAGTAACTTAGATGTTAGTCCTGATGGTAAACACATCGTCTTTGATATGCTTGGCGACCTTTACATCATGCCAATTGCCGGTGGTAAAGCAACGGCATTAACATCGGACATGGGCTGGAACATTCAACCTAAGTTTTCGCCTGATGGCAAACACATCGCATTTATCTCCGATCGCGCAGGCGGTGATAACCTGTGGGTGATGGATGTAGATGGGCAAAATCTGCGTCAGGTGTCAAAAGAAGTAAATAATATCGTTCACAACCCGGCATGGTCACCTGATGGTCAATACATTGCAGTGAAGCAAGGTCAAGTAACGGGGCGTACCATCCCGGGCGGCTCTATTCGTATGTATCACATCAGCGGTGGTAAAGGCGTGTTGGTTCGCGAGCGTTTACATGGCGCAAAATCGCAAAAGAACGTTGCAGAGCCTGCTTTTTCTCACGATGGTAAGAAAATCTATTACTCAGTTGATGCTACCTCTGGCGTGCGCTGGGAATATAACAAAAACTCGCTCGACGCTGTTTTCGAAATTCGCAGTTGGGATTTAGCAACCGGTGAAGAAGAGACTGTGATCCGTGGTGCTGGCGGTGCTATTCGTCCAACCGTAAGTCCTGATGGTAAATCTATTGCGTTTGTTAAACGTGAAGATAACGGCAATGAAATGATCGGTGCTTTATATATTAAAGATTTACACTCGGGCGTCGAAACTCGTGTTTATGCCGGCCTTGATCGCGATTTACAAGAAGCAAATGGCGCACATGGTAACACGCCTT
The sequence above is a segment of the Pseudoalteromonas piscicida genome. Coding sequences within it:
- the speE gene encoding polyamine aminopropyltransferase translates to MANLEANRWFTEISDRDGSAFSLRVNKKLDEIQSPFQKVEMFETTDFGNLMIIDGCTMVSTRENFFYHEMMSHPALFSHPAPKNVVIIGGGDCGTLREVLKHPGVEKVTQIDIDEVVTQMSLKYFPELCESNNDPRATVMFDDGIKYMREAEAESIDVIIVDGTDPVGPGEGLFNHAFYKSCLAALRTGGIMIQQSESPLMHMPLLLEMRDAMLEVGFVDLQTLPFPQPIYPSGLWSATMARKEQKFAGFREQDVDNATFDTEYYNTGIHKGALATPNFMKRAFEK
- a CDS encoding glycerophosphodiester phosphodiesterase family protein; amino-acid sequence: MFIKIVKTFLIALSCIIILGVVNAYVFVPDLQRHGEIVAYRGGGSAVNYEKLNKTGCTALSIKASNINSIENTLEAVASSVAAGANVIHLNVHRTRDDQLVVFHDWTLDCATNGSGPVHKASFEQLKNIDAGYGYTFDDGATFPFRGKGFGISKLEAFYKRYPKHEFWLNLKDNDIRSFETLYEYLSGKKSSHIVITSSKGMEWFRNKDSSLRLASVGSVKSCGIDYLLVGWAGLVPDSCRNTILFIPPSMTKYFWGYPERLASRLQSYGSDVYLWSRHESITQSYDDVVASGIGVITSDLDFIRATQSNKRVNQDAR
- the speA gene encoding biosynthetic arginine decarboxylase, with the translated sequence MTWGLQTARSIYNVTHWSDGYFDINEQGQLVAFPDGDRTKPPILLPELTEQFKAQGLTLPVLVRFTDILKHRVDTLTQAFTAARTQRDYQGQYTCVYPIKVNQQRSVVSKLLAHPSGLVGLEAGSKPELMAILGVAHQPITIVCNGYKDSEFLRLACIGQAMGHQVNIVVEKLSELDTLLQEIDDLGIEPSIGIRIRLNSVGKGKWQNTGGEKGKFGLTASQVLQAVELLKSHNRLHLMQLVHFHIGSQVANIRDIQRALKECARHYAELYQLGVPLRIVDVGGGLGVDYEGSGSRSSCSMNYTVAEYAKNVVHAFHDIAELNNIPHPDIITESGRALTAHHAMLITDVIDVEKAPNQVEPVQPQDASPLVLQELWHSLSQLTPRMALETYHDAMHLFSDAHDQYVHGLISMQEWAQLEQLYFTTLHKVRECLSENARAHREVLDDLNEKLADKLFVNFSLFQSLPDVWGIDQLFPVMPIDKLNQPLTQRAIIQDITCDSDGQINSYVEGAGIESSLPIPEYVPGEQYHVAMFLVGAYQEILGDLHNLFGDTDSVHVELCDEGYKLTNAIKGDSVEDVLRFVHYDKAVLSENYAQQVAALSLPESIKAQYLQELNAGLEGYTYFED
- a CDS encoding acyltransferase, which produces MSFIRKVISILLYAVNTIFWFIPIFICGLIKLLPISPLQKAMSYIAKACASNWVACNSVSQNLIAPYTLNVSGLDELKRKDWYLVIANHQSWVDILVLQRVLHGKIPFLNFFLKKELLYVPVLGLAWWALDFPFMTRTSKSQLKKNPKLRGKDIETTRKACEKFKTMPVSIVNFVEGTRYTEHKHSKQKSPFTHLLKPKAGGIAFVMQAMGEQISKVVNVTIHYPGGVPTFADFIAGKVKSVDVQVEVMPVSANLVGDYTNDPEFRVRFQSELNALWQAKDAQLVELANKK
- a CDS encoding AAA family ATPase; this translates as MKLVWLHGAPAAGKLTVAKELAEHFGYKLFHNHLAVDLSLSIYDEFGDKDFFDFTNQIRRTTIAKAQEIGVTHLVMTYMTCFESDAVEINKYLEFFADNGIEVYPVHLNPSHDIIRERSQSDERVNSYKLSCLDTMNKLLTEMKFVGIRHENLLSIDNSHEPANQVAHKVVAHVG
- a CDS encoding acetyltransferase, with translation MLKQILPKWFLGLSASVWLLVNTFVCGLLVLLFGIIKLFAPVKFISTALHFFYGMWCKGNYLGLRIACDKIQVSLPKELHAQGWYLLISNHLSWLDIVVLSAMEVLPAPKFFLKDELKYVPFIGTGAWAMGMPFMKRASKAQIAKNPKLKGMDVERTKASCRNFRDHPTTVINFVEGTRHTKAKHAHQNSPFKHLLKPKAGGVAFALEVLSEQLDGMLNATLAYELEGEHICRAFTLGRLDAIDVKIDYIAMEKVPLGNYQADKAYRVQFQSFMNEVWQRKDCQLEAHWLHSTEPSDTLNEELKQL